Proteins found in one Candidatus Methylomirabilota bacterium genomic segment:
- a CDS encoding ester cyclase, giving the protein MKRQEAVNATLSPQQLEHLWAEHIKGEFESKDVEATLATMVEDAYVNHMPVNTGGRGKDALRAFYRDDFIPSWPEDLQMTAVNRVVGPGQLVDELRLTFTHSKPMPWLLPNVPPTAKKIAIDVVVVVQFRGDKLASERIYWDHAAVLRQAGLLKAGDERRDV; this is encoded by the coding sequence ATGAAGCGCCAAGAAGCGGTTAATGCAACTCTCTCACCGCAACAGCTTGAGCACTTGTGGGCGGAGCACATCAAAGGGGAGTTCGAGAGCAAGGACGTCGAGGCGACCCTCGCCACGATGGTCGAAGATGCCTACGTCAACCATATGCCGGTGAACACCGGGGGCCGTGGTAAGGATGCTTTGCGGGCTTTCTATCGCGATGACTTCATTCCTTCATGGCCTGAGGACCTACAGATGACGGCCGTGAACCGTGTCGTCGGACCAGGACAACTCGTGGATGAACTCCGCCTCACGTTTACCCACAGTAAGCCGATGCCATGGCTGTTGCCGAATGTACCGCCGACGGCGAAGAAGATCGCGATAGACGTGGTGGTAGTCGTACAGTTTCGCGGCGACAAGCTCGCGTCTGAGCGCATCTACTGGGATCACGCCGCAGTACTCCGTCAAGCGGGTCTGCTAAAGGCGGGGGATGAACGGCGTGACGTCTAA